The Prionailurus viverrinus isolate Anna chromosome B4, UM_Priviv_1.0, whole genome shotgun sequence genome has a window encoding:
- the SNRPF gene encoding small nuclear ribonucleoprotein F — translation MAMVVQQSKENPPPASLESFPSKGPGASGATEVSHRAVRGAEGSNTHATAGCQGTLHSHLLQSGLISLCPITEAKRAVVGGERSRCCLAAISLEVPRFAPNCSYSSHEGRTTAGSAASGLRHLLIVAMSLPLNPKPFLNGLTGKPVMVKLKWGMEYKGYLVSVDGYMNMQLANTEEYIDGALSGHLGEVLIRCNNVLYIRGVEEEEEDGEMRE, via the exons ATGGcgatggttgtacaacaat CAAAGGAGAACCCCCCGCCCGCCTCACTGGAGAGTTTCCCTAGCAAGGGCCCTGGAGCAAGTGGGGCTACAGAAGTTTCCCACAGGGCTGTGCGCGGCGCGGAAGGCTCAAACACTCACGCTACCGCTGGTTGCCAGGGGACACTTCACAGCCACCTCCTCCAATCAGGACTCATCTCTCTGTGCCCAATCACAGAAGCCAAGAGAGCTGTAGTCGGAGGTGAAAGGTCACGCTGCTGTTTGGCGGCCATTTCTCTGGAGGTTCCGCGATTCGCGCCCAACTGTAGCTACTCCAGTCACGAGGGACGGACGACAGCTGGGTCGGCGGCGAGTGGCCTGCGGCATTTGCTTATAGTCGCGATG AGTTTGCCCCTCAATCCCAAACCTTTCCTGAATGGATTAACAGGAAAGCCAGTAATGGTGAAACTTAAATGGGGAATGGAGTACAAAGGCTACCTGGTATCTGTAGATGGCTATATGAACATGCAG cttGCAAACACAGAAGAATACATAGATGGAGCATTGTCTGGACATTTGGGTGAAGTTTTAATAAG GTGTAATAATGTCCTTTATATCAGGGGtgttgaagaagaggaagaagatggggAAATGAGAGAATAG